A genomic window from Methanobrevibacter sp. TLL-48-HuF1 includes:
- a CDS encoding Mur ligase family protein — protein sequence MVNKLRFNIAKFGAKIASQVSKLGFGSGNNLPGYVFYKVAGKEALKDLAHEMNVGPILITGTNGKTTTTTLLIKLLSCDTEIRKSFESNTIHAITTGILKGSGDIGVFEYGIRNKIYGIPDTVQRLIDPVGVVYTTISREHSQVAGVKNPFDEYVDAKSLLSQAMARGVIISNVDDPVTANIAFNKQEDVHVNFYGLAIDDINDIFESESPDCPKCGKKLEYSQKFLNHRGIYSCECGFKRQEPNVKLVGADFKPDNWDLTIEGNLYNYTNNRDISFKVTINVPPFGFHNIYNTLASVCTYATFTPKIANIENTIKEVFNNLDMSFIPPGRFEVVKLKDKYVGLGQGDNGDAAKINALFMNQYIDGPLEFIYTTPDEHEEEIFEDHLDVIKNLNPDHIIVVPGRKSIEKAQDYCSIISEEFDNTDFYPLSYEKMDERIKKLVDLAKTSDYGYVIMTGCGEEQEMWENIKQKLINK from the coding sequence ATGGTTAATAAACTTCGTTTTAATATAGCTAAATTTGGAGCTAAAATAGCTTCTCAGGTATCTAAATTAGGATTTGGAAGTGGTAATAATCTTCCGGGATATGTTTTTTATAAGGTTGCTGGAAAGGAAGCACTAAAAGACTTAGCTCATGAAATGAATGTAGGCCCTATTTTAATCACAGGAACTAACGGAAAAACTACTACAACAACTCTTTTAATTAAATTACTTTCATGTGATACTGAAATCCGGAAAAGTTTTGAAAGCAATACTATTCATGCAATAACTACAGGTATTTTAAAAGGTAGTGGAGATATTGGTGTTTTTGAATATGGAATTAGAAATAAAATTTATGGAATTCCAGATACTGTTCAAAGGCTTATTGATCCTGTGGGAGTTGTTTATACAACAATTTCACGTGAACACTCACAGGTAGCAGGTGTTAAAAATCCATTTGATGAATATGTAGATGCCAAATCTCTGCTTTCACAGGCTATGGCCCGTGGAGTTATTATTTCCAATGTAGATGATCCTGTAACAGCAAACATTGCTTTTAATAAACAGGAAGATGTTCATGTTAATTTTTATGGATTGGCTATTGATGATATTAATGATATTTTTGAATCAGAGAGTCCAGATTGTCCGAAGTGCGGCAAAAAGCTTGAATATTCTCAAAAATTCTTAAATCACAGAGGAATTTATAGTTGTGAGTGTGGTTTTAAACGCCAGGAGCCTAATGTTAAATTAGTTGGTGCCGATTTTAAGCCGGACAATTGGGATTTGACAATTGAAGGAAATTTATACAATTATACAAATAACAGGGATATTTCATTTAAAGTAACTATAAATGTTCCTCCATTTGGATTCCATAATATTTACAACACATTAGCTTCTGTTTGTACATATGCTACTTTCACTCCAAAAATAGCCAATATTGAAAATACTATTAAAGAAGTTTTCAATAATCTGGATATGTCTTTTATTCCTCCTGGAAGATTTGAAGTAGTTAAATTAAAAGATAAATATGTTGGTTTAGGACAGGGGGATAATGGTGATGCAGCTAAAATCAATGCATTATTTATGAATCAATATATTGATGGGCCTTTAGAGTTTATTTATACAACTCCGGATGAACATGAAGAGGAAATCTTTGAAGACCATTTGGATGTTATTAAAAATTTAAATCCGGACCATATAATTGTTGTTCCTGGAAGAAAATCTATTGAAAAAGCTCAGGATTATTGTAGTATAATATCTGAGGAATTTGATAATACTGATTTTTATCCCTTAAGTTATGAAAAAATGGATGAAAGAATTAAAAAATTAGTGGATTTAGCTAAAACTTCAGATTATGGTTATGTAATTATGACTGGTTGCGGTGAAGAGCAGGAAATGTGGGAAAATATAAAACAGAAGTTAATCAATAAATAA
- a CDS encoding ADP-ribosylglycohydrolase family protein, translated as MKIKDGICGFAVGDALGVPVEFSSRETLQKNPVKTMTGYGTYNMPPGTFSDDTSMTLATISSICNKKAIDYEDIQSEFLEWLINGKYTQYEKTFDYGNTTYEALLRFKNGFEALNCGGTSERDNGNGSLMRILPLAFICDIDYETIENVSGLTHGHLRSKIACVFYVELAKSMLSSNLTIKKHVKIASDKIRKHYKGSKELEHFERIFNNNLKDNINSSGYVIDTLESVIYCLESTDSYKDSVLKAVNLGGDTDTVAAICGGLSGIYYGFDSIPIDWLNQIPKIEEVLSLCESYEGVINEC; from the coding sequence ATGAAAATCAAAGATGGAATTTGCGGATTTGCTGTTGGCGATGCTTTAGGTGTTCCAGTTGAGTTCAGTTCCCGTGAAACACTTCAAAAAAATCCGGTAAAAACAATGACAGGTTACGGAACATACAATATGCCTCCCGGAACTTTTTCAGATGATACTTCAATGACACTAGCTACTATAAGCAGTATCTGTAATAAAAAAGCTATTGACTATGAAGATATCCAAAGTGAATTTTTAGAATGGTTAATTAACGGCAAATACACACAATATGAAAAAACTTTTGATTATGGCAACACCACTTATGAAGCATTATTAAGGTTTAAAAATGGTTTTGAAGCATTAAATTGTGGTGGAACTAGCGAAAGAGATAATGGAAACGGATCCTTGATGAGAATATTGCCTCTGGCTTTCATTTGTGATATTGACTATGAAACAATTGAAAATGTATCCGGTTTGACCCATGGCCATTTAAGATCAAAAATAGCTTGTGTATTTTATGTTGAACTGGCTAAATCCATGCTTTCAAGTAATTTAACAATAAAGAAACATGTTAAAATAGCCAGTGATAAAATCAGGAAACACTATAAAGGTTCCAAAGAGCTGGAACATTTTGAGAGAATTTTTAATAATAATCTGAAAGACAATATCAACAGTTCAGGTTATGTAATAGACACTCTTGAAAGTGTTATTTATTGTTTGGAAAGTACTGACAGTTATAAAGACAGTGTACTGAAAGCTGTTAATTTAGGTGGGGATACCGATACTGTTGCAGCTATTTGCGGCGGACTTTCTGGAATTTATTATGGATTTGATTCCATCCCTATAGATTGGCTCAATCAAATTCCAAAAATTGAAGAGGTTCTTTCATTATGTGAAAGTTACGAAGGTGTTATCAATGAATGTTGA